From Burkholderia pseudomultivorans, the proteins below share one genomic window:
- the sctJ gene encoding type III secretion system inner membrane ring lipoprotein SctJ has product MTTIDSTPRACAWRSRAARVLLAGLLALLAGCQKELYSGLSERDANQMVAVLGDAGISASKDNDARDTSDRNAWQVSVADGDMQSALTVLQANGLPKPSYASLGELFQKQGLVSTPAEERVRYLYGVSQDLSRTLQDIEGVVVARVQVVIPENDPLADKIKPSSAAVYIRYRPGVDLRAMAPMVKDLVAHSIEGLQYDNVSLFLQPAAARTTRVDGVGSALTDIVRLRSPLGWLVFALILLTCAVIALSAARRGMFGARLAGLLGATRGTGAAAGPNGGLGTPDGARDGA; this is encoded by the coding sequence ATGACGACGATCGATTCGACGCCGCGCGCGTGCGCGTGGCGCAGCCGGGCGGCGCGGGTGCTGCTCGCGGGCCTGCTCGCGCTGCTGGCCGGCTGCCAGAAGGAGCTTTACTCGGGCCTGTCGGAGCGCGACGCGAACCAGATGGTCGCGGTGCTCGGCGACGCAGGCATCAGCGCGTCGAAGGACAACGATGCGCGCGACACGTCCGACCGCAACGCGTGGCAGGTCAGCGTCGCGGACGGCGACATGCAGTCGGCGCTGACCGTGCTGCAGGCGAACGGGCTGCCGAAGCCGAGCTACGCGAGCCTCGGCGAGCTGTTCCAGAAGCAGGGGCTCGTGTCGACGCCGGCCGAGGAGCGCGTGCGCTACCTGTACGGCGTGTCGCAGGACCTGTCGCGCACGCTGCAGGACATCGAGGGCGTGGTGGTCGCGCGCGTGCAGGTCGTGATTCCGGAGAACGATCCGCTCGCGGACAAGATCAAGCCCTCGTCGGCCGCCGTCTATATCCGCTACCGACCCGGCGTGGACCTGCGCGCGATGGCGCCGATGGTCAAGGACCTGGTCGCGCACAGCATCGAAGGGTTGCAGTACGACAACGTGTCGCTGTTCCTGCAGCCGGCCGCTGCGCGCACCACGCGCGTGGACGGCGTCGGCAGCGCGCTGACCGATATCGTGCGGCTGCGCTCGCCGCTTGGCTGGCTGGTGTTCGCGCTGATCCTGCTGACCTGCGCGGTGATCGCGCTGTCTGCGGCGCGGCGCGGGATGTTCGGCGCGCGGCTCGCGGGCCTGCTCGGCGCGACGCGCGGCACGGGTGCGGCGGCGGGCCCGAACGGCGGACTCGGCACGCCGGACGGCGCGCGCGACGGCGCATGA
- the sctD gene encoding type III secretion system inner membrane ring subunit SctD, whose amino-acid sequence MSTSIIEPHGDGALPGGGAAGGAAALASPWNLCFLSGPMYGRTMSLARGANWVGTAADCEVILPDREIGAKQVCLQVGALAVTVQNHGGDAGAPVLFNDEPIGAGRRSMTPQDVVTIGSIKLGIARHAQASVAVPDETGTPDAERTAPWLGWLTGGLRRLGSRRLVIALVALWVGVLLGALGYGFVAWSGRLPWQHESVLARTHRLQQLLHAYPELTVAPRDDGVIVSGYVSDPAARERVAQIVSGVDNAALGNLYVVSDLVATAQTYFSDTALTVTYLGRGRIELTGAAARAQIEPRIRNYMKDARPALEVVDHVSDAEAAAPRTTTTLGGVAGIPEITTVFAGDGDQRYIETADGSRYFEGARLKEGPTVVSIGPDEVVFERNGQRITMPLGAPSARAPEQAPAPAPPVAPLASGAAAGVAQPVPGPTLLPDAPAAATADASKAAAH is encoded by the coding sequence ATGTCGACGAGCATCATTGAACCGCACGGCGACGGCGCATTGCCCGGCGGCGGCGCGGCGGGCGGCGCCGCCGCGCTCGCGTCGCCGTGGAATCTCTGCTTCCTGAGCGGCCCGATGTACGGCCGCACGATGTCGCTCGCGCGCGGCGCGAACTGGGTCGGCACCGCGGCCGACTGCGAGGTGATCCTGCCCGATCGCGAGATCGGCGCGAAGCAGGTGTGCCTGCAGGTCGGCGCGCTGGCCGTCACGGTGCAGAACCACGGCGGCGACGCGGGCGCGCCCGTGCTGTTCAACGACGAGCCGATCGGCGCGGGCCGCCGCTCGATGACGCCGCAGGACGTCGTGACGATCGGCTCGATCAAGCTCGGCATCGCGCGGCACGCGCAGGCGAGCGTCGCGGTGCCCGACGAGACCGGCACGCCGGACGCCGAGCGGACCGCACCGTGGCTCGGCTGGCTGACGGGCGGCTTGCGCCGCCTCGGCAGCCGGCGGCTCGTGATCGCGCTCGTCGCGCTATGGGTCGGCGTGCTGCTCGGCGCGCTCGGCTACGGGTTCGTCGCGTGGTCGGGGCGCCTGCCGTGGCAGCACGAATCGGTGCTGGCGCGCACGCACCGGCTGCAGCAGCTGTTGCACGCGTATCCGGAGCTCACGGTCGCGCCGCGCGACGACGGCGTGATCGTGTCCGGCTACGTCAGCGATCCGGCCGCGCGCGAACGCGTCGCGCAGATCGTGTCGGGCGTCGACAACGCGGCGCTCGGCAACCTCTACGTGGTCAGCGATCTCGTCGCGACCGCGCAGACTTATTTCAGCGATACCGCACTGACGGTCACCTATCTCGGCCGCGGCCGCATCGAGCTGACCGGCGCGGCCGCGCGCGCGCAGATCGAGCCGCGGATCCGCAACTACATGAAGGACGCGCGCCCGGCGCTCGAAGTCGTCGATCACGTGAGCGATGCGGAGGCGGCCGCGCCGCGCACGACGACGACGCTCGGCGGCGTCGCCGGCATTCCGGAGATCACGACCGTGTTCGCGGGCGACGGCGACCAGCGCTATATCGAGACGGCCGACGGCAGCCGCTATTTCGAAGGCGCGCGGCTGAAGGAGGGGCCGACCGTCGTATCGATCGGCCCGGACGAGGTGGTGTTCGAACGCAACGGCCAGCGCATCACGATGCCGCTCGGCGCACCGTCGGCGCGTGCGCCGGAGCAGGCGCCGGCGCCGGCGCCGCCGGTGGCGCCGCTCGCCAGCGGCGCGGCCGCCGGTGTCGCGCAGCCGGTGCCGGGGCCGACGCTGTTGCCGGATGCACCGGCCGCGGCGACGGCGGATGCATCGAAGGCGGCGGCGCATTAG
- a CDS encoding NRAMP family divalent metal transporter → MSTPSNVSPPIAVERSAVLDDAHLGDIRGALGTIAHHDTAPRGTWRARLRTLLAIIGPGLIVMVGDNDAGAFGTYTQAGQNYGTTLLWTLLLLVPVLYVNQEMVLRLGAVTGVGHARLIFERFGKFWGAFSVIDLFLLNALTIVTEFIGITFVLDFFGLPKVAGVCVAAALTMAAVSTGDFRRFERFAVVLCVLSLLLVPVLVSIHPPVAQMTSDFLVPNWPAHAKLSDVMLLVIGIVGTTVAPWQLFFQQSYVIDKRITPRFIKYEKVDLWIGIAFVLIGSVAMIGFSAALFSGHPEAGNFTDAGGIIAGLEKYAGRTSATLFAVALLDACIIGAAAVSLSTAYAIGDVFKIRHSLHRGVGDAKGFYLVYFGIVAAAATLVLIPGSPLGLLTEAVQTLAGVLLPSATVFLLVLCNDRQVLGPWVNSMKLNVFTGAVVWVLVLLSIVLTASVMYPDISGEAILDVLVGGTVLAIAGYLATVLIRRNGRVIEPGIDRTQRDTWRMPPLDTLAPQNMTLSTRIWMAVLRGYLVIAVGLVIVKVVQMTLLK, encoded by the coding sequence ATGTCCACGCCATCCAACGTCTCTCCGCCGATCGCCGTCGAACGCAGCGCCGTGCTCGACGACGCCCATCTGGGCGACATCCGCGGCGCGCTCGGCACGATCGCGCATCACGACACCGCGCCGCGCGGCACGTGGCGCGCCCGCCTGCGCACGCTGCTCGCGATCATCGGCCCCGGCCTGATCGTGATGGTCGGCGACAACGACGCCGGCGCGTTCGGCACCTATACGCAGGCCGGCCAGAACTACGGCACGACGCTGCTGTGGACGCTGCTGCTGCTCGTGCCCGTGCTGTACGTGAACCAGGAAATGGTGCTGCGCCTCGGCGCGGTCACGGGCGTCGGCCATGCGCGCCTGATCTTCGAACGCTTCGGCAAGTTCTGGGGCGCGTTCAGCGTGATCGACCTGTTCCTGCTCAATGCGTTGACGATCGTCACCGAGTTCATCGGCATCACGTTCGTGCTCGACTTCTTCGGTCTGCCGAAGGTGGCCGGCGTATGCGTGGCCGCCGCGTTGACGATGGCGGCGGTCAGTACCGGGGATTTCAGGCGCTTCGAGCGCTTCGCGGTCGTGCTCTGCGTGCTGAGCCTGCTGCTCGTGCCGGTGCTCGTGTCGATCCATCCGCCCGTCGCGCAGATGACGAGCGATTTCCTCGTGCCGAACTGGCCCGCGCACGCGAAGCTGTCGGACGTGATGCTGCTGGTGATCGGCATCGTCGGCACGACGGTCGCGCCGTGGCAATTGTTCTTCCAGCAGAGCTACGTGATCGACAAGCGCATCACGCCGCGCTTCATCAAGTATGAAAAAGTCGATCTGTGGATCGGCATCGCATTCGTGCTGATCGGCTCGGTCGCGATGATCGGCTTCAGCGCCGCGCTGTTCAGCGGACATCCGGAAGCCGGCAATTTCACCGACGCAGGCGGCATCATCGCGGGCCTCGAGAAGTATGCGGGGCGTACCAGCGCGACGCTGTTCGCGGTCGCGCTGCTCGACGCATGCATCATCGGTGCGGCGGCCGTGTCGCTGTCGACGGCCTATGCGATCGGCGACGTGTTCAAGATCCGCCACTCGCTGCATCGCGGCGTGGGCGACGCGAAGGGCTTCTATCTCGTGTATTTCGGCATCGTCGCGGCCGCGGCCACGCTGGTGCTGATCCCGGGCAGCCCGCTCGGCCTGCTGACCGAAGCCGTGCAGACGCTCGCGGGCGTGCTGCTGCCGAGTGCGACCGTGTTCCTGCTGGTGCTGTGCAACGACCGCCAGGTGCTCGGCCCGTGGGTCAACTCGATGAAGCTCAACGTGTTCACGGGCGCAGTCGTCTGGGTGCTCGTGCTGCTGTCGATCGTCCTGACCGCGTCGGTGATGTATCCGGACATCAGCGGCGAAGCGATTCTCGACGTGCTGGTGGGCGGCACGGTGCTCGCGATCGCCGGCTATCTCGCGACGGTGCTGATCCGCCGCAACGGGCGCGTCATCGAACCGGGCATCGACCGCACGCAGCGCGACACGTGGCGCATGCCGCCGCTCGACACGCTCGCGCCGCAGAACATGACGCTGTCCACGCGCATCTGGATGGCCGTGCTGCGCGGCTATCTCGTGATCGCGGTCGGTCTCGTGATCGTCAAGGTCGTGCAGATGACGCTGCTGAAATAG
- the sctV gene encoding type III secretion system export apparatus subunit SctV, with protein MAEPKALSRDWQRMFSAGRGVSGRRLGASPRADLFLAAFIVAVVALFILPLPQAALDGMISLNLAASVVLLTVSTYVPSAVSFSSFPALLLFTTLFRLALNIASCKLILLHANAGHVIDAFGRLVVGNNVVVGGVVFLVIAVVQFIVIAKGSERVAEVGARFSLDAMPGKQMSIDADLRAGIISADEARERREKLEQESQMHGAMDGAMKFVKGDAIAGLVIAFINIVAGIAVGTLMHGMDIAQALQRYAILTVGDGMASQIPSLLVSIAAGIVTTRVATRDARQRQLGEQLGEQLGAHPRALLIAALVLAGFLAVPGFPKWSFALIALALGAFAFSQLKRKTAAPSFNLIHIAGRVGALDDGQPAKVSHAAGVTSLIAVSLSDDLRTTLNLAQLQAALSGAKARVDADIGTVFPRITLNDDEGAPAGSYRIYLQDVLAAHGALKPGWLLWDGVAPLPEHAERQPAEAFGPFATALWIKPDGAAPDGKWLTSEAALAAHVEQIVRQHADELIGIQETQALVHLVRRDHPELVGELTRLVPLQRVTEVLRRLLAEQVPIRNLRVIFESLITWAPNEPDDVIALVELVRVDLRRMITDRHAGAARQLRVVLFEQNLQERIESAVIRTKQGNFLALSSAVKQDIGEQVRAIVQAAQAGQGNAQGAARLAVMVALGARRYVKTILQPVLPDLAVLSYQEIEEDVQLHTVGWVKNPPDDGTVGAGAEVRAPGVAQ; from the coding sequence ATGGCAGAACCGAAGGCGCTTTCCCGCGACTGGCAGCGGATGTTTTCCGCCGGCCGCGGCGTGTCCGGGCGGCGTCTCGGCGCGTCGCCGCGCGCCGACCTGTTCCTCGCCGCGTTCATCGTCGCGGTCGTCGCGCTGTTCATCCTGCCGCTGCCGCAGGCCGCGCTCGACGGGATGATCTCGCTGAACCTCGCCGCGAGCGTCGTGCTGCTGACGGTGTCGACCTACGTGCCCTCGGCGGTCAGCTTCTCGTCGTTTCCCGCGCTGCTGCTGTTTACGACGCTGTTCCGCCTCGCGCTGAACATCGCGTCGTGCAAGCTGATCCTGCTGCATGCGAATGCCGGTCACGTGATCGACGCGTTCGGGCGGCTGGTAGTCGGCAACAACGTCGTGGTCGGCGGCGTGGTGTTTCTCGTGATCGCCGTCGTGCAGTTCATCGTGATCGCGAAAGGCTCGGAGCGCGTTGCGGAGGTCGGCGCGCGTTTCTCGCTCGACGCGATGCCGGGCAAGCAGATGAGCATCGACGCGGACCTGCGCGCCGGCATCATCAGCGCCGACGAGGCGCGCGAGCGCCGCGAGAAGCTCGAGCAGGAATCGCAGATGCACGGCGCGATGGACGGTGCGATGAAGTTCGTGAAGGGCGACGCGATCGCGGGCCTCGTGATCGCGTTCATCAACATCGTCGCGGGGATCGCGGTCGGCACGCTGATGCACGGGATGGACATCGCGCAGGCGCTGCAGCGTTACGCGATCCTGACGGTCGGCGACGGGATGGCGTCGCAGATTCCGTCGCTGCTGGTCTCGATCGCGGCCGGCATCGTGACGACGCGTGTCGCGACGCGCGACGCGCGCCAGCGCCAGCTCGGCGAACAGCTGGGCGAACAGCTCGGCGCGCATCCGCGTGCGCTGCTGATCGCCGCACTGGTGCTGGCCGGCTTCCTCGCCGTGCCGGGCTTCCCGAAATGGTCGTTCGCGCTGATCGCGCTCGCGCTCGGCGCGTTCGCGTTCTCGCAGCTCAAGCGCAAGACGGCCGCGCCGAGCTTCAACCTGATCCATATCGCCGGGCGCGTCGGCGCGCTCGACGACGGCCAGCCCGCGAAGGTATCGCATGCGGCGGGCGTCACGTCGCTGATCGCGGTATCGCTGTCCGACGACCTGCGCACCACGCTGAATCTCGCGCAGCTGCAGGCCGCGCTGTCGGGCGCGAAGGCGCGCGTCGACGCGGACATCGGCACGGTGTTCCCGCGCATCACGCTGAACGATGACGAAGGCGCGCCGGCCGGCAGCTACCGGATCTATCTGCAGGACGTGCTTGCCGCGCACGGCGCGCTGAAGCCGGGCTGGCTGCTGTGGGACGGCGTCGCGCCGTTGCCCGAGCATGCGGAGCGCCAGCCGGCCGAGGCGTTCGGACCGTTTGCGACCGCGCTGTGGATCAAGCCCGACGGCGCGGCGCCGGACGGCAAGTGGCTGACGAGCGAAGCCGCGCTGGCCGCGCACGTCGAGCAGATCGTGCGTCAGCATGCCGATGAGCTGATCGGCATCCAGGAGACGCAGGCGCTCGTGCACCTGGTGCGCCGCGATCACCCGGAACTCGTCGGCGAGCTGACGCGGCTCGTGCCGCTGCAGCGCGTGACCGAGGTGCTGCGCCGGCTGCTCGCCGAGCAGGTGCCGATCCGCAACCTGCGCGTGATCTTCGAAAGCCTGATCACGTGGGCGCCGAACGAACCCGACGACGTGATCGCGCTCGTCGAGCTGGTGCGCGTCGACCTGCGCCGGATGATCACCGACCGCCATGCAGGCGCGGCGCGCCAGCTGCGCGTGGTGCTGTTCGAGCAGAACCTGCAGGAGCGCATCGAGAGCGCGGTGATTCGCACCAAGCAGGGCAATTTCCTCGCGCTGTCGAGCGCGGTCAAGCAGGACATCGGCGAGCAGGTGCGGGCGATCGTCCAGGCTGCGCAGGCGGGCCAGGGCAATGCGCAGGGCGCGGCGCGGCTCGCGGTGATGGTCGCGCTCGGCGCGCGCCGCTACGTGAAGACGATCCTGCAGCCGGTGCTGCCCGACCTCGCGGTGCTGTCGTACCAGGAGATCGAGGAGGACGTGCAGCTGCATACGGTCGGCTGGGTGAAGAACCCGCCCGACGACGGCACGGTCGGCGCGGGCGCCGAAGTGCGCGCGCCGGGAGTCGCGCAATGA
- the sctS gene encoding type III secretion system export apparatus subunit SctS yields MTSSTILDLTRQALMLVLLLSLPIVLIATVTGLVVAILQAVTQVQDANIGIAVRLIAVMVALVLLSGWLGGEVLRFAQQALERMFVSSTGVF; encoded by the coding sequence ATGACGAGCTCGACGATTCTCGACCTGACGCGTCAGGCGCTGATGCTGGTGCTGCTGCTGTCGCTGCCGATCGTGCTGATCGCGACGGTGACGGGGCTCGTCGTCGCGATCCTGCAGGCCGTCACGCAGGTGCAGGACGCGAACATCGGCATTGCGGTGCGGCTGATCGCCGTGATGGTCGCGCTGGTGCTGCTGTCGGGCTGGCTGGGCGGCGAAGTGCTGCGCTTCGCGCAGCAGGCGCTGGAGCGCATGTTCGTTTCTTCCACGGGAGTTTTTTGA
- the sctC gene encoding type III secretion system outer membrane ring subunit SctC, giving the protein MRRRVASIRLPSRSLQRAALAMCATALLTASLCLSPAQPARAADLRWRNKPFTIVANGKKIGDFIRELASSQGVTAVVDPKVDGVISGRFSGTPQQTLDTICSTYGLTWYYDGSFLYVDPADQSQTQMIPIPPNAAGEIGRALQAMQIPDKRYTLVINDRANSVYVAGPRRYVELVRQAVGTVGDPSANGQHADIRAFRLKYGWASDFTINRSGKEVTVPGVATILRRLFGKGGGTGPSPSSAPLGQAARQVKLGSGLTIAVPRLDFPDISGGPRSAGYGGDSSAGSAFSPFAGSGGGDSLPQIEADPAINAVIVRDLPENMYRYQSLISQLDERPRIVEINVTIIDINEDSLDSLGIDWRLHTTHGDVQIGNGSSPLNGNTQYNGSGNPPLTFGIGTSETGQTGTFMPTGIALTASIGGSLRNYLLTRVNALAQKGQAQLHSKPKVLALDNTEAILENLTQFYVQVQGYQDSSLYSVTTGTSIKVTPMIVDDAIRNAAAVSGSPASNPQSVMMSIDIQDGNIVPGQAVSNVPVIQQRNIVTKTMIDEGRSLLIAGFNDDEVHLNKSGVPWLSDIPLIGNLFKYTDKSGNHMERFYLLTPRVVSTASMYAPDGSPVNPGVDAPADASGVSMYRPPDNDIAVPLTPQPLPGTKFGPPALPPPKDAASQPAATTAGAPVHVDEHH; this is encoded by the coding sequence ATGCGTCGACGCGTCGCCTCGATCCGCCTTCCATCGCGCAGCCTGCAACGGGCCGCGCTCGCCATGTGCGCCACCGCGCTGCTCACGGCGTCGCTGTGCCTGTCGCCGGCGCAACCCGCGCGCGCCGCGGATCTGCGCTGGCGCAACAAGCCGTTTACGATCGTCGCGAACGGCAAGAAGATCGGCGACTTCATTCGCGAACTCGCGTCGTCGCAGGGCGTGACGGCCGTGGTCGACCCGAAGGTCGACGGCGTGATCAGCGGCCGCTTCTCGGGCACGCCGCAGCAGACGCTCGACACGATCTGCTCGACCTACGGGCTCACGTGGTACTACGACGGCTCGTTCCTCTACGTCGATCCGGCCGACCAGTCGCAGACGCAGATGATCCCGATCCCGCCGAACGCGGCGGGCGAAATCGGCCGAGCGCTGCAGGCGATGCAGATTCCTGACAAGCGCTACACGCTCGTGATCAACGATCGCGCGAACAGCGTGTACGTGGCCGGCCCGCGCCGCTACGTCGAACTCGTGCGACAGGCGGTTGGCACGGTCGGCGATCCGTCGGCGAACGGCCAGCATGCGGATATCCGCGCGTTCCGGCTCAAATACGGCTGGGCCTCGGATTTCACGATCAATCGCTCGGGCAAGGAAGTCACGGTGCCGGGCGTCGCGACGATCCTGCGCCGGCTGTTCGGCAAGGGCGGCGGCACGGGGCCGTCGCCGTCGAGCGCGCCGCTCGGCCAGGCCGCGCGACAGGTGAAGCTCGGCTCGGGCCTGACGATCGCGGTGCCGCGCCTCGACTTCCCCGATATCTCCGGCGGCCCGCGTTCGGCCGGCTATGGCGGCGACAGCAGCGCAGGCAGCGCGTTCTCGCCGTTCGCGGGCAGCGGCGGCGGCGATTCGCTGCCGCAGATCGAGGCCGATCCGGCCATCAACGCGGTGATCGTGCGCGACCTGCCGGAGAACATGTACCGCTACCAGTCGCTGATCAGCCAGCTCGACGAGCGGCCGCGCATCGTCGAGATCAACGTGACGATCATCGACATCAACGAGGACTCGCTCGACAGCCTCGGGATCGACTGGCGCCTGCACACGACGCACGGCGACGTGCAGATCGGCAACGGCTCGAGCCCGCTGAACGGCAACACGCAGTACAACGGCTCGGGCAACCCGCCGCTGACGTTCGGCATCGGCACCAGCGAGACCGGGCAGACCGGCACGTTCATGCCGACCGGCATCGCGCTGACCGCATCGATCGGCGGCTCGCTGCGCAACTATCTGCTCACGCGCGTGAACGCGCTCGCGCAGAAGGGGCAGGCGCAGCTGCATTCGAAGCCGAAGGTGCTCGCGCTCGACAACACCGAGGCGATCCTCGAGAACCTCACGCAGTTCTACGTGCAGGTGCAGGGCTACCAGGATTCGTCGCTGTACAGCGTGACGACCGGCACGAGCATCAAGGTGACGCCGATGATCGTCGACGACGCGATCCGCAATGCGGCCGCGGTGTCCGGCAGTCCGGCGAGCAATCCGCAGAGCGTGATGATGTCGATCGACATCCAGGACGGCAACATCGTGCCGGGGCAGGCCGTGTCGAACGTGCCGGTGATCCAGCAGCGCAACATCGTCACCAAGACGATGATCGACGAAGGCCGGAGCCTGCTGATCGCGGGCTTCAACGATGACGAGGTGCATCTCAACAAGAGCGGCGTGCCCTGGCTGTCCGACATCCCGCTGATCGGCAACCTGTTCAAGTACACCGACAAGTCGGGCAATCACATGGAGCGCTTCTATCTGCTGACGCCGCGCGTGGTGTCGACCGCGTCGATGTATGCGCCGGACGGCTCGCCGGTGAACCCGGGCGTCGATGCGCCGGCCGATGCGAGCGGCGTGTCGATGTATCGCCCGCCGGACAACGACATCGCGGTGCCGCTGACGCCGCAGCCGCTGCCCGGCACGAAGTTCGGCCCGCCCGCGCTGCCGCCGCCGAAGGATGCGGCATCGCAGCCCGCGGCGACGACCGCAGGAGCGCCTGTCCATGTCGACGAGCATCATTGA
- a CDS encoding helix-turn-helix transcriptional regulator: protein MTYADGAPRVEWFSQADIAAAAAYSNEIQAIDRDVFTAIQIASGKSDLGSVDFAQCHERLRQIGFSTLGYGAYEMIGRRILCAHLLRDLAPATFMQPYIEGMLYESDPRFAQVRQSGFPVAWRLDEIEAAAQRDGDRKVLALAGHLRAHAMNSGVIFSLSAPRLDLRVAVNVSSEAHGTEWIDDRVIGGALSVSLAVHRVALPFLEARIARLRGFSLGDEQQQVLERLVHGLSDQEIASALRTSLHKVGHHIRSLEKLFNVQNRAQLAYLAARRLPS from the coding sequence ATGACATACGCTGACGGCGCGCCACGCGTCGAATGGTTTTCGCAAGCCGATATCGCGGCGGCTGCCGCTTATTCGAATGAAATTCAGGCAATCGATCGCGACGTTTTTACCGCGATTCAAATTGCGTCCGGTAAATCCGACCTGGGTTCGGTCGATTTCGCGCAATGCCACGAGCGCTTGAGGCAAATCGGATTCAGCACGCTCGGATATGGCGCCTATGAAATGATCGGGCGGCGCATTCTGTGCGCGCATCTGCTGCGCGATCTCGCGCCGGCGACCTTCATGCAGCCGTACATCGAGGGCATGCTGTACGAGAGCGATCCGCGTTTCGCACAGGTGCGGCAAAGCGGGTTTCCGGTCGCGTGGCGGCTCGACGAGATCGAGGCGGCCGCGCAGCGCGACGGCGACCGCAAGGTGCTCGCGCTCGCGGGCCATCTGCGCGCGCATGCGATGAACAGCGGCGTGATCTTCAGCCTGTCCGCGCCGCGGCTCGACCTGCGCGTCGCGGTGAACGTGTCGTCGGAGGCGCACGGCACCGAATGGATCGACGACCGCGTGATCGGCGGCGCGCTGTCGGTGAGCCTGGCGGTGCATCGCGTCGCGCTGCCGTTCCTCGAGGCGCGCATCGCGCGCCTGCGCGGCTTCTCGCTCGGCGACGAGCAGCAGCAGGTGCTCGAACGCCTCGTGCACGGGCTGTCCGACCAGGAAATCGCGAGCGCGCTGCGCACCTCGCTGCACAAGGTCGGCCATCACATCCGCTCGCTCGAAAAGCTGTTCAACGTGCAGAATCGCGCGCAACTCGCGTATCTCGCCGCGCGCCGGCTGCCGTCCTGA
- a CDS encoding helix-turn-helix transcriptional regulator yields MSDIALHEAAVAPAVPCPPRGPGALRERPVQVVWCDDVKRNEIAQPHAPKLGVADTLAHAQSTAERNRIVSGLLHLTGFSTFAYFALEFAHERVESLYLHEAFTPATYRGDYVRHNHHDVDPRTLGARVCNMPIVWDLQQLRREHRQRDDGCVTPASLDGFLQTMQDDGMCSGIMYSMAVPGTRLHAFMSFTAPRRTREWITPATVEQALSIGLSVHKFASPQLIATSRERAVNGLTPFEQELLLGIAEGASDKEIGRRLDTSAHNVDYHLRKLRKRFGVANRIQLTYLTSKLELI; encoded by the coding sequence ATGTCCGATATTGCCTTGCATGAAGCAGCCGTCGCCCCAGCCGTTCCCTGCCCGCCGCGCGGACCGGGCGCACTGCGCGAGCGCCCGGTGCAGGTCGTCTGGTGCGACGACGTCAAACGCAACGAGATCGCACAGCCGCACGCGCCGAAGCTCGGCGTCGCGGACACGCTCGCGCATGCGCAAAGCACGGCCGAGCGCAACCGCATCGTGTCGGGCCTGCTGCATCTGACGGGTTTCTCGACGTTCGCGTACTTTGCGCTCGAATTCGCGCACGAACGCGTCGAGAGCCTTTACCTGCACGAAGCGTTTACGCCGGCCACCTATCGCGGCGACTATGTGCGGCACAACCACCACGACGTCGATCCGCGCACGCTCGGCGCGCGCGTGTGCAACATGCCGATCGTGTGGGACCTGCAGCAGTTGCGCCGCGAGCATCGCCAGCGCGACGACGGGTGCGTGACGCCCGCGTCGCTCGACGGCTTCCTGCAGACCATGCAGGACGACGGCATGTGCAGCGGCATCATGTATTCGATGGCCGTGCCCGGCACGCGACTGCATGCGTTCATGAGTTTCACCGCACCGCGCCGCACGCGCGAATGGATCACGCCCGCGACCGTCGAGCAGGCGCTGTCGATCGGGCTGTCGGTGCACAAGTTCGCATCGCCGCAGCTGATCGCGACGTCGCGCGAGCGCGCGGTCAACGGGCTCACGCCGTTCGAGCAGGAACTGCTGCTCGGCATCGCCGAAGGCGCGTCGGACAAGGAAATCGGTCGCCGCCTCGATACCAGCGCGCACAACGTCGACTATCACCTGCGCAAGCTGCGCAAGCGCTTCGGCGTCGCGAACCGGATTCAGCTCACCTACCTGACGTCGAAGCTCGAACTGATCTGA